A genomic segment from Gracilinanus agilis isolate LMUSP501 chromosome 1, AgileGrace, whole genome shotgun sequence encodes:
- the TCF24 gene encoding transcription factor 24, with translation MDCGSSGSGSIQTGASPEPDPPLPTTVTSRDAGSSPATPGPGPRAGSGRPAAANAARERSRVQTLRHAFLELQRTLPSVPPDTKLSKLDVLLLATTYIAHLTRSLQDEEDAPSDAGLGALRGDGYLHPVKKWPMRSRLYIGATGQFLSHSMLEEKSNPGDASADSQP, from the exons ATGGACTGCGGCAGCAGCGGCTCTGGGAGCATCCAGACCGGCGCCAGCCCGGAGCCCGACCCTCCGCTCCCCACCACAGTCACTTCCAGGGACGCTGGCAGTTCTCCGGCCACGCCTGGGCCGGGGCCCCGGGCAGGGAGTGGGAGACCAGCGGCTGCAAATGCTGCCCGGGAGCGCAGCCGGGTGCAGACTTTGCGGCACGCCTTCCTGGAGCTTCAGAGGACCCTGCCCTCGGTGCCTCCAGACACCAAGCTCTCCAAGCTCGATGTGCTCCTCCTGGCCACCACCTACATCGCCCACCTCACCCGCAGCCTTCAGGACGAGGAGGACGCGCCCTCAGACGCGGGGCTGGGCGCTCTGCGCGGCGATGGCTACCTGCACCCGGTCAAG aaatggcCCATGCGATCAAGATTGTACATTGGTGCCACAGGCCAGTTTCTGAGTCATTCTATGTTAGAAGAAAAATCCAACCCCGGAGATGCTTCAGCAGACTCACAACCGTAG